The proteins below come from a single uncultured Carboxylicivirga sp. genomic window:
- a CDS encoding glycosyltransferase family 2 protein encodes MKIPEILFWILIGLVFYTYLGYGILIYIIVRIKRIYGKKKSFKIDNYEPEVTILIAAYNEKEYVERKVINTKSLDYPPEKLHQIWVTDGSNDGTPEFLQQYENVQVFHQAERRGKIAAINRAMKLISTPIVVFTDANTTINKEAIKNMVALFSNPKVGGIAGEKRIKSNSEDDAATAGESIYWKYESSLKKWDAELSTTVGAAGELFAIRSELFIEPEPDTLLDDFMIAMRINMKGYSIQYDPEIYAMEEASANVQEELKRKIRIAAGGIQSIFRLLPLFNIFIYGLLSFQYLSHRVLRWTITPIALLVLLGINILIYNNSIVYQYILWMQLVAYSLSFIGYLLDKFKIKLKIAFVPYYFVMMNYAVFKGFLRYIRNKQSVNWERAMRRPT; translated from the coding sequence ATGAAAATACCAGAAATACTGTTTTGGATTTTAATAGGTCTAGTCTTCTATACCTATTTAGGTTATGGCATTTTAATATATATCATTGTTCGTATTAAAAGAATATATGGTAAAAAAAAGAGCTTTAAAATCGATAATTATGAACCGGAAGTAACCATATTAATTGCGGCCTACAATGAAAAGGAATACGTTGAACGAAAGGTTATTAACACCAAAAGTCTGGATTATCCGCCCGAGAAACTTCATCAGATTTGGGTAACAGATGGTTCAAATGATGGTACTCCAGAGTTTTTGCAACAATATGAAAATGTACAGGTTTTTCATCAAGCCGAACGAAGAGGAAAAATTGCTGCAATTAATAGAGCGATGAAATTAATATCCACTCCCATAGTTGTATTTACCGATGCTAATACTACGATTAATAAAGAAGCTATTAAAAATATGGTTGCATTGTTTAGTAACCCAAAAGTAGGTGGAATTGCTGGTGAAAAAAGGATTAAAAGTAATAGTGAGGACGATGCTGCCACTGCTGGAGAAAGTATTTATTGGAAATATGAATCATCCTTGAAAAAATGGGATGCCGAACTATCAACTACAGTAGGAGCCGCTGGAGAATTGTTTGCCATTCGATCAGAACTATTTATTGAGCCTGAACCAGATACATTGCTAGATGATTTTATGATTGCCATGCGCATTAATATGAAAGGATATTCGATTCAATATGATCCTGAAATTTATGCTATGGAAGAAGCGTCTGCTAATGTGCAGGAGGAGTTAAAAAGGAAAATTAGAATTGCTGCCGGAGGCATACAATCTATTTTTAGGTTGCTGCCTTTATTTAATATCTTTATATATGGTTTACTTTCCTTTCAATATTTATCACATAGAGTATTACGCTGGACAATTACACCAATTGCATTATTAGTTCTGTTAGGTATTAATATATTGATATATAACAACAGTATTGTCTATCAATATATACTGTGGATGCAATTAGTCGCCTATTCTTTATCTTTTATTGGTTATCTACTTGATAAATTTAAAATTAAGCTAAAAATAGCCTTTGTGCCTTATTATTTTGTAATGATGAACTATGCTGTATTTAAAGGATTCTTACGATATATTAGAAATAAACAAAGTGTAAACTGGGAAAGAGCAATGAGGAGACCAACTTAA
- a CDS encoding acyltransferase has protein sequence MTLVEKIKTDPKLKKLAIWFFTPKGQARPRRWVQFLLFPFYVKRGKGALIRKRVRMDVLPNNSFYLGDKSTIEDFCTINNGVGRIIIGNETRIGIGSVLIGPIQIGNYVRLAQNVVVSALNHNYEDITRPISEQGINTNEIYIGDETWIGANAVILPGLFIGKHCIIAAGSVVTKNVPSYSVVAGNPAKIIKTYESETNKWVRFVS, from the coding sequence ATGACACTGGTAGAAAAAATCAAAACCGATCCAAAACTAAAGAAACTGGCTATTTGGTTTTTCACACCCAAAGGTCAGGCACGTCCTCGTAGATGGGTACAATTCCTATTATTTCCATTCTATGTAAAACGAGGAAAAGGAGCTTTGATACGCAAAAGAGTAAGAATGGATGTATTGCCTAATAATAGCTTTTATTTAGGCGATAAATCAACCATAGAAGACTTTTGTACTATTAATAATGGCGTAGGACGTATTATAATAGGTAATGAAACAAGAATAGGTATTGGATCTGTATTAATTGGTCCCATTCAAATAGGTAATTATGTGCGGTTAGCTCAAAATGTTGTTGTATCTGCTTTAAATCATAACTACGAAGATATTACCAGACCCATATCAGAACAAGGTATTAATACCAATGAAATTTACATTGGAGATGAGACCTGGATAGGTGCTAATGCGGTAATTTTACCAGGTTTATTCATTGGAAAACACTGTATCATAGCAGCAGGAAGTGTGGTCACTAAAAATGTGCCTTCGTATTCTGTAGTTGCAGGAAATCCTGCTAAAATTATTAAAACATACGAAAGTGAGACCAATAAATGGGTGCGCTTTGTATCATAG
- a CDS encoding glycosyltransferase, whose amino-acid sequence MLKNRDIIITGLQSWHINIGSNCKNIAIELAKNNRVLYVNRSFDRLATFSKNKILNKLKQEKRDKSTDLLLKQVSANLWVFQPETILESISRLPFNGLFDYFNKKNNERFALEIHKAIEHLKFSDFIHFCDSDMFRSLHLKELLKPKTFVYYSRDNLQAVKYWQVQGQRIEPIIMKSSDIVLTNSTYLKKLALAHNPKSYFVGQGCNVSAFQPKESHEIPNDVKDIKGPLIGYVGVLKSLRLDLSVLEYIALNKTEWSIVLIGPEDKDFQNSKLHQLSNVHFLGSKAEYELPEYINALDVTINPQILNEVTRGNYPRKIDEYLAMGKPVVATKTDAMVYFDEHVHLAESPSDWINAIEKALKTISPMENKIRRDFANQHTWEHNVAEIGNQIIKFENNTKQQNNHPNDSSLQNIQPSQLLKL is encoded by the coding sequence ATGCTAAAAAATCGAGATATTATCATAACTGGTTTACAATCATGGCACATAAATATTGGAAGTAATTGTAAAAACATTGCAATTGAGTTGGCAAAAAATAATCGGGTATTGTATGTCAACCGTTCTTTCGATCGATTGGCTACATTTAGTAAAAATAAAATACTAAACAAGCTAAAACAAGAAAAGAGAGACAAATCAACTGATTTATTACTAAAACAAGTTAGCGCCAATTTATGGGTCTTTCAACCTGAAACTATTTTAGAGTCAATAAGCAGGCTTCCCTTTAATGGACTGTTTGATTATTTTAACAAAAAAAATAATGAACGATTTGCACTAGAAATCCATAAAGCGATCGAGCATTTAAAATTTTCGGATTTTATACATTTCTGTGATAGTGATATGTTTAGAAGTTTGCATCTAAAAGAATTACTAAAGCCAAAAACTTTTGTATACTATAGTAGAGATAATTTGCAAGCAGTAAAATACTGGCAGGTTCAAGGTCAACGTATTGAGCCAATAATAATGAAGTCTTCTGATATTGTATTAACAAATTCTACTTATCTGAAAAAATTAGCACTTGCACATAATCCTAAAAGTTATTTCGTGGGGCAGGGATGCAATGTTTCGGCCTTTCAACCTAAAGAAAGTCATGAAATACCTAATGATGTAAAAGATATCAAGGGTCCATTAATAGGTTATGTTGGTGTACTTAAATCACTACGATTAGATCTATCAGTATTGGAATACATTGCTCTGAATAAAACAGAGTGGAGCATAGTATTGATAGGTCCTGAAGATAAGGACTTTCAAAATAGCAAATTACATCAATTATCAAATGTTCATTTTTTAGGATCCAAAGCCGAATATGAGTTGCCTGAGTATATAAATGCATTGGATGTGACAATCAATCCTCAAATATTAAATGAAGTTACCAGAGGAAATTATCCTAGAAAGATTGATGAATATTTAGCAATGGGTAAGCCGGTGGTTGCCACAAAAACAGACGCAATGGTTTACTTTGATGAACATGTTCACCTTGCAGAATCTCCATCAGATTGGATTAATGCTATCGAAAAAGCACTAAAAACCATTTCGCCAATGGAAAATAAAATTAGAAGAGATTTTGCCAACCAACATACATGGGAACACAATGTAGCTGAAATAGGTAACCAAATTATAAAATTCGAAAATAATACAAAGCAACAGAACAATCACCCAAATGATAGTTCACTCCAAAATATTCAACCCTCTCAATTACTAAAATTATGA
- a CDS encoding glycosyltransferase family 4 protein, translating into MRPIKILETIRQGKIGGGESHVLDLVNHLDQTRFKPVVLSFTYGPMVDILKENGIQTKVIETEKPFDKRVRIEVEQLMKNENIDLVHAHGTRALSNTYRSANKLKLPLIYTVHGWSFHQDQPFVMKFLRKQAEKFLSSKATSTICVSKSNQQTGQRDINLQRSEVINNAINLEKFNPNRDYEPLREQLGFTDNHYVVGFIARMTVQKEPLTLVKAMKHIASVNDNIQLLMVGDGELKEQTINLVNKLGLQRRVIFEPFRQDIPNVLNGIDLYCLPSLWEGFPIGILEAMAMRKPVLATPVDGTVELIEHNHSGFLVEEKNPEKLAESILSIYNDKILSDQVADNAYKKVVSNYSIQQLVQKVEAVYAKYA; encoded by the coding sequence ATGAGACCAATTAAAATTCTTGAAACCATTAGACAAGGAAAAATAGGAGGAGGGGAGTCACATGTGCTCGATTTAGTTAATCATTTAGATCAAACCAGGTTTAAGCCAGTTGTATTATCTTTTACTTATGGCCCCATGGTTGATATTTTAAAGGAGAATGGTATACAAACCAAAGTAATCGAAACTGAAAAGCCATTTGATAAACGGGTTCGCATCGAAGTTGAGCAATTGATGAAAAATGAAAATATTGACTTAGTCCATGCTCATGGAACCAGAGCATTATCAAACACATATCGTTCTGCAAATAAGTTAAAGTTGCCTTTAATATATACCGTACACGGATGGTCGTTTCACCAGGATCAACCTTTTGTTATGAAGTTCCTCAGAAAGCAAGCAGAAAAATTTCTGAGCTCCAAAGCAACTTCTACTATCTGTGTATCAAAAAGTAACCAACAAACAGGTCAAAGAGATATTAACCTTCAACGTTCAGAAGTAATTAATAATGCAATTAATTTAGAAAAATTTAATCCGAACAGGGATTACGAACCTCTTCGTGAACAACTAGGATTTACAGATAACCATTACGTAGTTGGTTTTATAGCACGTATGACAGTTCAGAAAGAACCACTTACTCTTGTAAAGGCAATGAAGCACATTGCATCAGTAAATGATAACATTCAACTATTGATGGTAGGTGATGGAGAATTAAAGGAACAAACTATCAATTTAGTAAATAAGTTAGGATTACAACGAAGAGTTATCTTTGAACCTTTCCGCCAAGATATCCCTAATGTATTAAATGGTATTGATTTATACTGTCTGCCTTCTTTGTGGGAAGGATTTCCTATTGGAATTTTAGAAGCAATGGCTATGCGAAAACCTGTTTTAGCCACACCTGTTGATGGTACAGTAGAATTAATAGAACATAATCATTCAGGTTTTTTGGTGGAAGAGAAGAACCCTGAAAAATTAGCTGAATCAATTCTTTCCATTTACAATGACAAGATTCTAAGTGATCAGGTGGCTGATAACGCTTATAAAAAGGTTGTTTCTAATTATAGCATTCAACAATTAGTTCAGAAAGTTGAAGCTGTATATGCAAAATATGCATAA
- a CDS encoding glycosyltransferase family 2 protein — protein MDYIIITLEIIDTIFLSYFLMAGIYFAVFAIAALFYKDRKVKKTSTPQKRAAILIPAYKEDDVIIESAKAMAYHKSMACDFDVWVIADSLKESTLAKLNNLPIKVLKVVFEKSTKSKAIKTCLAQLKADYHYAIVLDADNIPEVGFVDHLIHRLDEGYLVVQGHRTAKNNNTTLAILDGISEEVNNSIFRKGHNMLGLSASLIGSAFAFDFHLFRSMMEESKSVGGFDKELEVMLVERSIRIAYDDDAIVYDEKIQKEEAFIGQRRRWLSAQWKYFTHIKKRLLFKHLLKGNIDYVDKILQFLVPPRILALGTTFLLTVIHMMVYYYLNYNEILSALWIVSFILNVIAVIIAIPKEKLNIHLWRSILELPKMFALMLVALFQMKGANKRFIHTQHGIKN, from the coding sequence ATGGATTATATCATAATCACGTTGGAAATAATAGATACTATCTTCTTAAGCTATTTCCTCATGGCCGGAATTTACTTTGCGGTATTTGCCATAGCCGCACTATTTTATAAAGATAGAAAAGTAAAAAAAACAAGTACTCCTCAGAAACGGGCAGCTATACTTATCCCGGCGTACAAAGAAGATGATGTTATTATTGAATCAGCTAAAGCCATGGCATATCATAAAAGTATGGCTTGTGATTTTGATGTATGGGTAATAGCAGATTCTCTTAAAGAAAGCACATTAGCTAAATTAAATAACTTACCCATTAAGGTGCTTAAAGTAGTTTTTGAAAAATCTACCAAATCGAAAGCTATTAAAACGTGTTTAGCACAACTTAAAGCAGATTATCATTATGCTATTGTATTAGATGCAGATAATATACCAGAGGTAGGATTTGTAGATCATTTGATCCATCGATTGGACGAAGGTTATCTTGTTGTGCAAGGCCATAGAACTGCAAAAAACAATAATACTACACTTGCTATTCTTGATGGTATTAGCGAGGAGGTTAATAATTCAATATTTAGAAAAGGTCATAATATGTTAGGCCTATCAGCGTCTTTAATCGGATCTGCATTTGCTTTTGATTTTCATTTATTTCGTTCAATGATGGAAGAAAGTAAATCGGTTGGTGGATTTGATAAAGAACTAGAGGTAATGTTGGTGGAGAGGAGTATTAGAATTGCTTATGATGATGATGCAATTGTTTATGACGAAAAAATACAAAAAGAAGAAGCTTTTATTGGTCAAAGAAGAAGATGGTTGTCGGCTCAATGGAAATATTTTACACATATTAAAAAAAGGTTATTATTTAAACATCTGCTCAAGGGAAATATCGATTATGTGGATAAAATATTACAGTTTCTTGTGCCTCCTCGTATCCTGGCACTTGGTACAACATTTCTACTTACAGTCATTCATATGATGGTTTACTATTATCTGAATTACAATGAAATTTTGTCAGCATTATGGATCGTATCTTTCATACTAAATGTAATAGCCGTTATAATAGCTATACCAAAGGAAAAGCTAAATATTCATTTGTGGAGATCAATTCTTGAGTTACCAAAAATGTTTGCTTTGATGCTTGTTGCCTTATTTCAGATGAAAGGTGCAAATAAACGATTTATTCACACACAACATGGTATAAAAAATTAG
- a CDS encoding glycosyltransferase family 2 protein: protein MQQSIFISIVTINYKQSEMTNELLKSLQLVSNVDFEVIIVDNNSGEEELEKLNLDFPNVKLIKSIRNLGFSGGNNLGINQAKGKYILLLNNDTLVDPTFLKPMVDLLEADDKIGAVSPLIQYTERPGIIQYAGFTKMNPLTLRMKGIGQYQKNEGQHIKPQETPFAHGCAMMIPKRVINQVGLMEEAYFLYYEEHDWSERIRRAGFKIMFQPQSCVFHKESVSTGKDSPLKTYFLNRNRILFMRRHFKWYIKVLTFLYLLCISIPANTIRFIIKNNYKHLSAYYDALIWHITLKNKEKWIIS from the coding sequence ATGCAGCAAAGTATCTTCATATCAATTGTAACTATAAATTACAAGCAATCAGAAATGACAAATGAACTGCTTAAATCATTACAATTAGTTAGCAATGTTGATTTTGAAGTTATCATTGTTGATAATAACTCAGGAGAAGAGGAACTTGAAAAATTAAACCTCGATTTCCCTAATGTTAAGCTCATTAAATCAATTCGCAATCTAGGATTTTCGGGAGGTAATAACTTAGGAATTAATCAAGCAAAGGGAAAGTACATCCTACTTTTAAACAACGATACACTTGTTGATCCAACTTTTTTGAAACCTATGGTTGATTTACTTGAGGCCGATGATAAAATTGGTGCTGTAAGTCCTTTAATTCAGTACACTGAACGACCCGGAATAATTCAATATGCCGGATTTACCAAAATGAATCCCTTAACATTAAGAATGAAAGGGATTGGGCAGTATCAAAAAAATGAAGGACAACATATTAAACCGCAAGAAACACCATTCGCACATGGTTGTGCAATGATGATTCCCAAGCGGGTAATCAATCAGGTTGGATTAATGGAAGAAGCTTATTTCTTGTATTATGAAGAGCACGATTGGAGTGAACGTATTCGGAGAGCAGGTTTTAAAATAATGTTTCAACCACAATCATGTGTTTTCCACAAAGAATCTGTATCCACCGGAAAAGACAGTCCTTTAAAAACTTACTTTTTAAACAGGAACCGTATTTTATTTATGCGAAGGCATTTTAAGTGGTATATCAAAGTGCTTACGTTTCTTTATCTTCTTTGTATTTCAATTCCCGCAAATACCATAAGATTCATCATTAAAAACAATTATAAGCATCTGTCAGCTTATTACGATGCTCTTATTTGGCATATCACCTTAAAAAATAAAGAAAAATGGATTATATCATAA
- a CDS encoding methyltransferase domain-containing protein encodes MKVRNPQSRYHLEIKKYAKVLEVGGGHNPHYRSNVVVDKYLDSNYHRKTDIKVHKHQKFLKADGENLPFEDNSFDYVICNQVLEHVENPQAFLKEQTRVAKAGYIEVPSLIGEYLFPKEAHKWLILELDNKLVLMEKENLWFKTGLDFGFLFLTWLQKTSIGYKILMDTKPNFMTVRYEWKDDIEFLVNPKDEKYTRYFTEAWNEEMVHLFFPHQSNFSEFKETSKSLGNIIWRAMGGRLVSKRS; translated from the coding sequence ATGAAAGTAAGAAATCCCCAATCTCGCTATCACTTAGAAATAAAAAAGTATGCTAAAGTTTTAGAAGTAGGTGGTGGACATAATCCTCATTACAGATCCAATGTAGTAGTTGACAAGTACTTGGATTCCAACTATCATCGAAAAACAGATATTAAAGTACATAAGCATCAGAAATTTCTGAAAGCTGATGGTGAAAACCTTCCTTTTGAAGATAATTCGTTCGATTATGTTATTTGTAATCAAGTACTAGAACATGTAGAAAATCCACAAGCTTTTTTAAAAGAGCAAACCAGAGTGGCAAAAGCCGGATATATCGAGGTTCCTTCACTAATAGGTGAATATTTGTTTCCCAAAGAAGCACATAAATGGTTGATTCTTGAGTTGGATAACAAACTTGTATTGATGGAGAAAGAGAACCTATGGTTTAAAACGGGCCTCGATTTCGGCTTTTTGTTTTTAACTTGGTTACAGAAAACATCAATAGGTTATAAAATTTTAATGGATACAAAACCTAATTTTATGACAGTAAGGTATGAATGGAAAGACGATATAGAATTTTTGGTAAATCCCAAGGATGAAAAATACACCAGGTATTTTACCGAAGCATGGAATGAAGAAATGGTTCATTTGTTCTTTCCTCATCAATCTAATTTTTCGGAATTTAAAGAAACATCAAAATCATTGGGAAATATTATTTGGAGAGCTATGGGGGGGCGCTTAGTGAGCAAAAGATCCTGA
- a CDS encoding O-antigen ligase family protein: MVAPPNKGKYAQVLRIVIGSILSLLIILMMLFLAKAQLPLALALIILPFIVIVLAMIFLQPRVGIIIVFIANYFAMGLARYVPGPLGLSVDGLLVATWLAVIFSQFNKSVNWRKAWNGFTFVAIIWYLYALFELVNPEAISRIAWFYAMRGVALYMFLTIPLIFLTFNRRVDFDLMIKMWAYFTLAGVAKGMMQLVIGPDPWEQHWLAVIGGKTHLLPGGLRVFSFFTDAATYGGSMGYSGVVFSIMALHTNKRKDKIFWGIVGMAAFYGMLISGTRGAMAVPFAGLTIYAVLSRKIKLLLAGAFIMLSAFVFLKYSTIGNSVYEIRRFRTGLDPDNPSLMVRKENQKLLKAYLATRPFGGGLGSAGNWGLRFSPGTFLAETPTDSWYVQIWAEQGRVGLTLHLLILFYILTHSSYLIVFKLKTEAYKMKATALLAGMAGIMAASYGSGALGQMPNGLIVYMSIAFIHLMPEWEKEENPEP; encoded by the coding sequence ATGGTAGCACCTCCTAACAAAGGAAAATATGCTCAGGTACTGAGAATAGTAATTGGTTCAATATTATCATTATTAATCATTTTAATGATGCTATTTCTTGCTAAGGCACAACTTCCCTTAGCATTAGCATTAATAATTTTACCATTCATTGTAATTGTGCTGGCAATGATTTTTTTGCAACCTCGAGTTGGGATCATTATTGTTTTTATAGCCAACTACTTTGCCATGGGGTTGGCTCGCTATGTTCCAGGGCCATTAGGATTATCAGTTGATGGTTTATTGGTTGCAACCTGGCTAGCGGTTATATTCAGTCAGTTTAATAAAAGTGTTAATTGGCGTAAGGCATGGAATGGTTTTACATTTGTTGCTATTATTTGGTATTTATATGCTTTATTTGAACTTGTAAACCCTGAAGCTATTAGCCGAATAGCATGGTTTTATGCTATGCGCGGAGTGGCACTTTATATGTTTCTAACTATTCCTTTAATCTTTTTAACTTTTAATAGGAGGGTTGATTTTGATCTTATGATCAAAATGTGGGCTTATTTTACTTTAGCGGGCGTTGCAAAAGGGATGATGCAATTAGTTATTGGTCCTGATCCATGGGAACAACATTGGTTGGCGGTTATTGGAGGAAAAACCCATTTATTACCAGGAGGGTTGCGTGTTTTTTCCTTTTTTACAGATGCTGCTACCTATGGAGGTTCAATGGGATATTCGGGGGTGGTTTTTTCAATTATGGCATTACATACTAATAAACGTAAGGACAAAATATTTTGGGGTATTGTCGGAATGGCTGCATTTTATGGTATGTTAATATCGGGTACACGTGGGGCAATGGCTGTTCCTTTTGCCGGGTTAACAATATATGCTGTGCTTAGTCGTAAAATAAAATTATTGTTAGCTGGTGCGTTTATTATGCTTTCTGCATTTGTGTTTCTTAAGTATTCAACAATAGGTAATAGTGTTTATGAAATTCGACGATTTAGGACCGGTTTGGATCCTGATAATCCATCTTTAATGGTACGTAAGGAAAATCAAAAACTTTTAAAAGCATATTTAGCCACCCGACCATTTGGCGGTGGACTGGGCTCAGCAGGTAATTGGGGATTACGCTTTTCTCCTGGTACCTTTCTTGCAGAAACGCCTACTGACAGTTGGTATGTACAAATATGGGCAGAACAAGGTAGAGTTGGCTTAACACTTCATCTACTTATTCTTTTTTACATTTTGACACACAGTAGTTATCTGATTGTCTTTAAATTAAAAACAGAAGCTTATAAAATGAAGGCTACAGCCTTATTAGCTGGAATGGCAGGTATAATGGCCGCTTCATATGGAAGTGGAGCATTAGGACAAATGCCCAACGGTTTAATTGTTTATATGAGTATTGCTTTTATACACTTAATGCCAGAATGGGAAAAAGAAGAAAATCCTGAACCATAG
- a CDS encoding oligosaccharide flippase family protein: MKISILSSSTVKDNIHALSGNISQALFGFLSFLLLTRHLNQQLFGQYVIFITAATLLDMLRLGLTGTAAIRLISSNAIDQRKNIIAASYQLSVISTVTVSILSFLIYFVCFNYIGSEAYLAVFLFYPFLSIANLPFHQASVVAQGDQKLNRVSVLKTINGASILLLTIVYLSVKDQYILKDLILIVITANAISSIIAMIKNWDGIAQIFDKVYDYRSRIMHFGKYATAGYIGSNLLKSSDTFILSMFPFMGPEAIAIYAIPVKFVELVEIPLRSFSSAAFPQLSASLKKKNGEFFKLLISYTLITSIILVPVIIGLLIFPDFALKLIGGSNYLDYISVQRVILFVFCVHILVLPFDRYTGVALFAMNKPKQNFIKIMLMLIANIIFDFLAVLIFQSLIYIAVATVLFTLLGSALGWLYIYRDKEIIISRKNLNLRVFLRTQLNGSTS, translated from the coding sequence ATGAAAATATCTATACTCTCCAGTTCTACAGTTAAAGACAATATACATGCATTGTCGGGAAATATTTCTCAGGCTTTATTTGGATTTCTCTCCTTTCTTTTACTAACTAGGCATCTTAACCAACAGTTATTTGGACAATATGTTATTTTTATAACCGCCGCCACCTTGTTGGATATGCTTCGGTTAGGCTTAACAGGAACAGCAGCAATTCGACTAATTTCTTCAAATGCAATTGATCAGCGTAAAAATATAATAGCGGCTTCTTACCAACTATCTGTAATATCTACTGTTACAGTAAGTATACTTTCTTTTTTGATTTACTTTGTATGTTTCAATTATATAGGATCAGAGGCGTATTTAGCTGTATTTTTATTCTATCCGTTTTTATCTATTGCCAATTTACCTTTTCATCAAGCTTCGGTTGTTGCACAAGGTGATCAAAAGCTTAACCGTGTTTCTGTTTTAAAAACAATTAATGGAGCTTCCATCTTGCTATTAACTATAGTTTATTTAAGTGTAAAAGATCAATATATTTTAAAAGATTTAATTCTAATAGTAATTACTGCCAATGCGATATCAAGTATCATAGCCATGATTAAAAATTGGGACGGAATAGCTCAAATATTCGATAAAGTATATGACTATAGGTCGAGAATTATGCATTTTGGTAAATATGCTACAGCAGGTTATATAGGTAGTAATTTGTTAAAAAGCTCCGACACCTTTATTTTGAGTATGTTCCCTTTTATGGGACCCGAAGCAATTGCAATTTATGCCATACCAGTCAAGTTTGTTGAGTTAGTTGAAATACCATTACGAAGTTTTTCATCTGCCGCATTTCCTCAACTATCTGCCAGTTTAAAAAAGAAGAACGGAGAATTTTTTAAATTGCTAATTAGCTATACTCTTATCACATCCATTATTTTAGTGCCAGTTATTATAGGATTATTGATTTTTCCAGATTTTGCTTTAAAACTAATTGGTGGAAGCAATTACCTTGATTATATTTCTGTTCAACGAGTGATATTATTTGTTTTTTGTGTTCATATTCTGGTTTTACCTTTCGATAGATATACTGGAGTTGCATTGTTTGCAATGAATAAACCTAAACAGAATTTCATAAAAATTATGCTAATGTTAATTGCAAATATAATATTCGACTTTTTAGCCGTATTGATTTTTCAATCCTTAATATATATTGCAGTAGCTACCGTTTTATTTACTCTTTTAGGATCTGCTTTAGGTTGGTTATATATTTATCGTGATAAAGAAATTATTATTTCAAGAAAAAACTTAAATTTAAGAGTGTTTCTAAGAACTCAACTGAATGGTAGCACCTCCTAA